The genomic DNA CTCCGGGGGTGCCGGCTTGCTGCCCCATGAGAGGGTCCCCGCCCTCCACGCTCTCCTGGACGGGGGTCGTCTCGTGCTCCGCCGTGATTACGATGGTGTTCTCGTCTACCAGCTCGCAGGTGGGGTTGGAGAACGCCGACAGGGGGAGGGTGATCCTCTGCATCTCGCGCTCATAAACTCGCTGCTCGTGCTGCTTCTTCAAGTCCCGACCCCTgaacgcaaacacacagcagagattCATTATGCTGTGACAAATCTACAGTTAGCGCTCAGATGATTACATCTACAACAACAGCTTACCATTCGCATTTCTGCCCACATGGCAAATATATTATCACTCCCTTTTTAACTccattttggtctccacctacTCCTGAGGAAAGTATTTGGCGCTTTAGCTGCGTGAACTAAAGACTGAAGCTGAGGCTCGGCAAACcacaacaatgagctgaaagaagctaaaatgCTGCATAGAGCTGAGGGAACTGAAGACataaaactagtgctgtcaaaaatatcgcgttattaacgcgttaagCAAATTAATTTTAACTGCCTCATTTTTTTATCAcgagattaacgttctttgtgacctagtgaacttgtagttttttagaagctgtggccactgctagtaacataagaaaaactacagaatCCGGTtgtaaactgaaaacaaaacaacaggcacgcaccacgcacgtgtttggtcttgcctgctcgctagctgtaaaggagtaggctaccggCGTAAAAACGCCGtaatggatgcgaacaagattctgaatggaaagttcaGTTTCAACAAGTTATCAGAcgggtcgactgacaagaccaaagttatctgtgtgtattgtcggtgtgaaatgaattatcaccgcagcacatccagtctgaaataccacttgatggccaaacacacggtgaatgcgaattctccgccgcctccttgtcaaaaccaggcgacaatggatggctttcgacagcaGAGGCAAATGGATGCTTTTATGttgaaaggaaacttaagaaaggaaagtttaagccatggtttaactgcactatagcccgagtcctagtttacaataaagtgcactttgtaactttatcttgtatcaccctgttttgatcccttagaaagggttgttgaaggagCTTTTTTGTAAACAAATTTATCATCTGTTTAtcatcatctgtttattgacagtgttaaaatgtgtgagatttgattcattcaaatgtgaatgactgctcaaagtgagaatgttagtgtgaaatataacactacacgttgttgttttcaataaaaaaaacatgtgcacAAAGcgagcctatccacttttccacgttgataacagtattaaaatgataattcaggggacatttagaatagataaaaatgtgcgattaatttgcgattaattgcgagttaactacaacattcatgagattaatcgcaatgaaatattttaatcgacTGACAGCACTATATAAAACCAATACAAGTGCCTCCTCAAACGCTCATCACATGATCCAGTATTTATAAAATTATAGTGtttatagctgctttaattaGTGCTCTAAGCCAGTGtaggggggcccgaggaccagaattaAGAAACACTGCTCTATGCTAAAGATCAAAGCTATCATGCAAATTAGCAGTCAGCGTTGAGTCTTATTTTGCTGATATTATAATAAAAACAGCCACCAGAGTGATGCCTGGTAGCTGATACTGTGTACAGAACCATTTCTGTGGGCCACCCAAGCTAAATATTCATGATAAGCACCTTCAGCTAACACACTGTATGAAGATAAGAGAGCCTGTTATAACAAGAGCCTGATCTGCGGCAAACACAGGGGACAGATGGTGAAAGGGAACAGGGAACCGACAAGCTGGCGAGGAGTTGATCTCCTCCAGGGAAAACGCAGTGCTGAGAAGCAGCTCGAGGCGGCTTTCTACTGATCTGGAGCCAAAACAGGGCAACGTGCTGTTTGAGTGAAAACACTTCCTACCTGCCTGCTTCACTGCAGCATATTGTGCAactgctctgctgtgaaacacCGTATATCACCACCGATTCTTTGCAATAGGGCGCGGCTCATTTTAGTCTCTAGCTTCAagcaactcctctgctgcttgttcaTGTTCCCAGAAACCTTTTTGGTTTTCCTGCCAAGAGTTAGTTGAGGAGATTAATAGCAGTCTCCTGCATGGACAGTATGTACAACATGTACATGCCTTTGCACAGCTCGCGTGGCCCTGTCCAAATGTAACCAAAtctgcccaccagcacctctacagCTCACTAATTAGCATGCCGGCACTCATTTGCTTAATCTGTATAAAAATGAAGTGACAACTTGCAGGATTATGTGGCAGATTATTTCTTGCTCAGGATGGGAAAATTCCTGGAGCTTGTTGCCTTGCGAACTAccaaggctagctgtttccccctgtttccagcctttgtgctaagctaaggGTCGCAGGCTACAGCTACATACTtcacagacagatatgagagtggtatcaatcttctcatctatctGTCGGCAAGAGTGAGAATAAGAATATTTAGCTAAATTTCAAACTATTGGTTTAAATAATGATACAGGTTGTTCACAAAGAGATGTTAAAAGACTGATGCATGAAAATCTGATATTCTGTTAACATGATCAGGCGGTGCATTCTTCAGGATTTAGAGCGAAAACAGTTGGCCATCACTGCAGAGCCCCAAGCTCAGGGGGCTATTTGCAGAGCTCGTGGACGGGGGAGGCCTGCAAGGGGTCGGTGTCCTTCTCAGGATACTACCTACTCATAACTGGTTGGTCGAGAGCCTGTTCCCAGCGGGGATATAGTATGGCCTCGTGAAATCTAAAGTGACAGAAGTCAACTTAATTTACGTTGTAGGAGGCAAGTGGTCGTCTACAGCCAGTTTGCCAGGCAACTATCACATTACAGAAGgtgatgtcagtgtgtgctgagggCAGGCCTAAATCCTCTGACATAATATGCTGCTCCTCCTTATCAATAATCACCTCCTAAAAATAGCAAACAAAGACAGGGGCACTGCTAATCAGATCTGAGAGCCAAGCACAGATGTAAGGGCATTTTGTGCTGTGCCAAAGGGAATCCGAGTCCCCTCTTTCACAACATTGGGGACGTCACTTTCCATATTACATAACTGCAGCGAATGTGCAGCTTTCGTTATCCAATCCAACCCCTCCTCTGCGATCTTGTCTCTATCCAGAATAATAAATAAGACTGCTTAAAATAGATGGCAGGCATTTTATTTCCTGCCATGTTGCCACACATggtaaaagcaataaaatggcTGAATTATGCCCAAGTGGAACAATGGCGAGCATCGTTGAGGAATGTGAATAACAGCTGATGCCCTAAACTCAAGAGACCATTAACATGCACGCTATCACACTACCCACACTGGCATTTCTATTACGCATCTTAAAGCTATCACCAACGCTTTGTGTGCCGGTGGAAACAGGAAGCCAGACGAGGGCTCTGAAGCAGCACATTTTGTCTTAATGCCACAGTTGCAGTAGATGATCACAAGGTAAACAGATTAAATGCCTCTTCAAAGGGACAAAAATAAGTACATTTGGGTCCTTTTTTGTAAAATCCTTCTAATACTGTACCAAATGATCTATAATCTTGCTGTGATTAAGATACTGACCTCTTGTAGAAGTAGCCAAATGTGATGCCTACTCCAAGGATGATTATGATGGCCATCATGAGGATGCCGATGACATAGCCTGACcaacaaaaaggttaaaaattCAGTATGCATAGCCTATAACTGAGGTTAATTCAAACTGCAGGTTAGTGTGTACTACCAACATCATATGTGCTGTATATCTTTTTAGAGTCACAACTACAACTTACCGAGCATGCCAAggtcctttttctttttggggCCTGTGTGCACTCGCTGGCTGATACCCATCACTGGCTGCACAGCAGCAACCTCTCCCTGAGAGGGACCTGACTTGGCCAGCTGAAAGTTCTCCGTGGAGGGAGTGGTTCCTGGTGGGTTGAGGGATCCGGCCTCTACTGGCACGGTAGATGCTTGTTCTGAAGACACAATTAACAGTTAACAGTGTTAActaagctgctgctgagccaaATCATATCAAAGTAAATCTGTACACCGTCAGAGATTTATAATATCACTTATACCTTTGCATCTCTCTGTTTAATGTCTAAGTGTGTATGTTCCAAATTGCTGAGCAGGATTACTATATGGCTGCTTTATGTTTGGATTTTTATGGTTTTTGCATCAGTGTGATGAAGTTCCTGTATTTGTCAGAGTAAGATCATGTTCTTTTTTCCATAAACAGTTCATGAATTGATTTCCATTCATCACAACATAAACTGATATCACATTGTAAAGTCACATATGCCCTGGTGGAGGATTTCATCCCGCTGCCTCTCCTGTTATGGTACGGTATGGCATGGTAGTTTATCAGATCGATCTTTAAATGTGCCCCCATGCACATTAGCGTCTTCTGTCTATTTGTGTCTTAGTGTTTtatcacattacattttattacattaatCAACTTGACTTGATCTAGGCCGTGTGGTTTCCAGTTACTGCTGTTACTGACATAACCACTGACACAACATCCTCTGCAGCGATGGCACAGCTCTCATGAACTCGTTGCAAAGTGCGTGCTTTTTTCAGACACGACCAGGCTCCGCATGCTCGACTCAGCGGCAGATGTCAACATCTGCTCTTTaactcttttctttccatttcctcCATACAGGCTGTTGTTTACGGTCTCGGCTGAAGTTAAAGGGCCTGAGGTCATAAAGTGAAGCAGCCAATTAGATGCTGTCTCCAAGATacaacttttcctctctgccaaTGAGCTGAGGTTGGGGTGTGGTCAACAGCTTCCTGGAAACTGAACTTTTCAACATGTGACTGCAGGCTTTGTTATTGTATGCCTTGGGTTGGCTTCTCAGAGCAGAAGGAAACAAAGGGCAAAGTGGACAGGGCTCCTCACGCTGGCTTATCCCTGACCAACTGACCTACTACAAACTAATACTCTTAAATGGTAAAATCCATGTAAATTGCCAGCAATTCATCTCTGAACAACGACTTACacatagttaaaaaaaacttttttgcTGACCCATGAAAGTTTAAAATTTGGCTTCGTCCTCTCTCATCAAGCTTCCcagccttttatttttgtgttgacTAATTGGAACATTTGCATAGCTAACATTTCACCTCATTATTTTCCCTTTGCATAGCccactttttaaaataatgagAGCCTTACGGGAAGAGAAAGTAATTGCTGGCAGCATAAAGAGGACATTCTGCATTTTGAGAGACAAGCTGCCATTTCAGTGTTGCTTTGTCATTAATTTGCATACTTGTCGTTGCCAGGTCAGACTTTGGCAGCAGGGATTCTGCCAATTTGTCCATAAATATCTACAAATATATATCcattcagtgtgtgtacagCGTTTACCTACCTTTGCATGAGTCAATTGCACAGAACTGTCTCTGGACCGCCCCATCTGGGCCAGCAATGTAGCACCACGGCCTCTCAGAGGAGTCTGGGTTTCGGCAGTAATTGTGATCTCCAACACCTACAGGAGGGACGATACAAACAGTGCACGTGTGTTACTGCTGCCTCATGGTAATATaggcctgtctctgtctgtctggccgtctgtgtgtctgcctgtttgtctgtcctgctgtgtggGTTAAACACTGGATTCATTAATCATTAACACTGCATCATCACACTACAATGAACAGGCCGCCATGAGCACAAAGAAGGCAAACAGCAGCTAGTGTATAAAAGAAGCCATTTAACACCATAAATAGATTAATCTCAGCAGTGGCTGGAGTGTGGGCTGTAAATATCATCCCTGTAAGATTAAACGCAATCCTGTGTTATActgcatcacagcacagatgTTGGAGTTGCTTGTACTCCTGTAAGGAAACTGTTGTAACTATCAGCATCAGCAGACAACAGGTGAGGAGTCACCACATCATCCTGCATTTAATGATCTCTGCACTGAAAGACGCATCAGTGGAGGCAGTTCACCTGTCTGTGAATCTGGATGGATGTCAACGTCATAGTCTCTGATGGTGTTGGTCCAGTTTAGACAGGTCAGACCCGAGGAGGAGCTCTGTTGTTCCCCTCTGTACTCCAGGCCACTGGATCTCATGCAGTCTGAGAATAACAACATCACATGAGCGCACAACACATGCGACTGATTGCGCAATCACAAGGCATAAAAATATTATCATGATACAAATGTGCGTTAAATGTGAAGAAAAGCAGGCAATGATCCTGCTGTATCATGTTACCTTTCTGATTTCCATTTGATGCACTGCTCTCCACAATCGCCACGCTCAGGAAAACAGCGTGCAGAGAGAAGAACACTGCGCAGAGCTGACGGGctgaatccacagacagcatGGTGGGGTGATTTTCCTCCAAACTTACGaagacaaacaaccaaaaaatgcaaaatggacGAAGAGCCTGTGCTGAATGGGCATCAGACACACTGCTCCTTCTGCTGGAGTCCCAgcccttgtttttgtcagtgggGCTCAGCTTTCTTCGTAAACAGccttcaggaggaggagctgcccTTTGCAGTGCAAACCTCAAGGTCCTAAAGCCTCACCagtttcacacacgcacacgcacatatgcacgcacagacacacatatggggatgcagctgaaaaacacccAGGCATTTTATCATGGCGTGCAGCCTTGTGAGAATAAACACAATAACAGGCAGAAAGGAAAGTCAAAAAGTTCATTCACATTTTGATTCAAGCTGCAAATGGTTACTTCAATAATCCATTCTCAAACTTTACacttttccttccctctgtccaACAATAATTTCCACTTTTATTGCATTCTCGTTTGGTTGCCTATAAATAGCTGCTCtgctttccattttcattttaaaatacactGAGTCATTACTTTCCGTTTATAATCCCAGAGTCTGATCTGGCTCTTATTGCTTCGTGCATCAGTCCAAAGCCGGTCTTCCTGCTTCCCAGGCTTCCTGTGCACCCCATGAGGCCTGTTTTTCCACTGGCCTCAGTCAGGAGAGGACTCTGCAGATAAAGGACAGCTGCCAATAGTATTTGCCTCTATCTGCCTGCGCACAGGCAGCTTTGTGCTGAAAAGCAGTGAGGCCCAGTGTCATTGTTGGCTGCCCGGTAAAGAGGGCAGCCAGTGCCTGAGTCAGTCTCTGCTCACTAAGCCACTTTTCAAACAGATGCTCGCTCAGTTTTCAGGCAATTACTAGAGTAAACACACAGCATCTGTCCAGCACTCTCCAACACACTCATTCAGGGTTACAGCCTCTCCAAGCATGCACTGGGTGACACTACAGCGTTACATTTGGGATTAAGCCCACTCATGTCTACTGTATGGAAGCACCTTTACACCACAAAAAGATGCTCGTTATGatgtcacaaaaataaaaatgcttacGATAAGTCAGTCATGCAGCAGTCAAAATTTTAACCTAGAGTCAAAACTCTAAGATAAAAAGTCTAAATATTGAC from Chaetodon trifascialis isolate fChaTrf1 chromosome 6, fChaTrf1.hap1, whole genome shotgun sequence includes the following:
- the pik3ip1 gene encoding phosphoinositide-3-kinase-interacting protein 1; its protein translation is MLSVDSARQLCAVFFSLHAVFLSVAIVESSASNGNQKDCMRSSGLEYRGEQQSSSSGLTCLNWTNTIRDYDVDIHPDSQTGVGDHNYCRNPDSSERPWCYIAGPDGAVQRQFCAIDSCKEQASTVPVEAGSLNPPGTTPSTENFQLAKSGPSQGEVAAVQPVMGISQRVHTGPKKKKDLGMLGYVIGILMMAIIIILGVGITFGYFYKRGRDLKKQHEQRVYEREMQRITLPLSAFSNPTCELVDENTIVITAEHETTPVQESVEGGDPLMGQQAGTPGA